A genomic window from Deltaproteobacteria bacterium IMCC39524 includes:
- the ccsA gene encoding cytochrome c biogenesis protein CcsA, translating to FPSTKILDDLNYKAIMIGFPMLTLGIITGAAWANYAWGTYWSWDPKETWSLIVWFIYAAFLHARFTRGWVGRRVAWLSIFGFAATIFCYLGVNLVLSGLHSYGG from the coding sequence TGTTCCCCAGCACCAAGATCCTGGACGATTTGAACTACAAGGCGATCATGATCGGTTTCCCGATGCTGACCCTAGGTATCATCACCGGCGCTGCCTGGGCCAACTATGCCTGGGGCACTTACTGGAGCTGGGACCCGAAAGAGACCTGGAGCCTGATCGTCTGGTTTATCTATGCTGCCTTCCTGCACGCCCGCTTTACCCGTGGCTGGGTGGGTCGTCGCGTGGCCTGGCTGTCGATCTTCGGCTTCGCCGCCACCATCTTCTGCTACCTTGGTGTGAACCTGGTGCTTTCCGGGCTACACTCTTACGGCGGTTAA
- a CDS encoding cytochrome c3 family protein yields the protein MRFGLLCTLTILLCALARPGFAVETAGKSFVLWAGSGSAETCLTAECHADLGRAKYVHAPVAEGDCLICHGTTDQPHPGAGSIVLLEEEPGLCFQCHENPAAGMAYPHSAVAEGCTGCHSPHQGGLPQLVVQSGGQLCLLCHEDVDDGKYIHGPVRAMNCKMCHGIHGGDNLAMLNQPGNGNCLGCHSGIQAIMDNAVSQHEPVVNGFCWDCHTPHASEYRPFLQEYYPEEFYTSYKKENFGLCFRCHDETAFTYELTSEATAFRNHNDNLHYFHVNRKSKGRVCKACHGVHGAVQDKLLVAKSPGFGRWAIPLTWISDGERSTCYVGCHNPKTYIRNKKFGNL from the coding sequence ATGCGTTTCGGACTGCTCTGCACCCTGACAATACTTCTATGTGCTTTGGCACGGCCTGGCTTTGCTGTCGAAACGGCAGGTAAAAGTTTTGTGCTTTGGGCCGGGTCAGGGTCAGCGGAGACTTGTCTGACCGCTGAATGTCACGCAGATCTTGGTCGAGCGAAATATGTCCATGCGCCGGTTGCCGAAGGTGATTGCCTGATTTGTCACGGCACGACGGATCAGCCACATCCCGGCGCGGGTTCCATCGTCTTGCTTGAAGAGGAGCCAGGTCTCTGTTTTCAGTGTCATGAAAACCCGGCGGCGGGGATGGCCTATCCCCATTCCGCCGTTGCCGAAGGTTGTACCGGTTGCCATAGCCCGCACCAGGGAGGGTTGCCGCAGCTCGTTGTTCAATCAGGCGGCCAGCTCTGCCTGCTTTGCCATGAAGACGTCGATGATGGTAAATATATTCACGGGCCGGTCAGGGCGATGAACTGCAAGATGTGTCACGGCATTCATGGCGGAGATAACCTTGCCATGTTGAATCAGCCAGGCAATGGTAATTGTCTGGGCTGTCACTCCGGTATCCAGGCCATCATGGATAATGCGGTTTCCCAGCATGAGCCGGTCGTTAATGGTTTTTGCTGGGATTGCCATACGCCACATGCCTCAGAATATAGGCCTTTTTTGCAGGAGTATTACCCTGAAGAGTTTTACACGTCTTACAAAAAAGAGAACTTTGGGCTCTGCTTTCGCTGTCACGACGAGACGGCCTTCACTTACGAGCTCACTTCGGAGGCGACCGCGTTTCGTAACCATAATGACAACCTGCACTATTTTCATGTTAACAGGAAAAGTAAGGGTAGGGTTTGTAAGGCGTGCCATGGTGTTCATGGTGCCGTTCAGGATAAGCTCTTGGTGGCGAAGTCCCCAGGGTTTGGCCGCTGGGCCATTCCTCTAACCTGGATTAGTGATGGTGAACGTTCGACCTGCTATGTCGGATGCCATAATCCCAAAACGTATATTCGAAACAAGAAATTCGGTAATCTATGA
- a CDS encoding 6-bladed beta-propeller, with protein sequence MSVEKNFKCLSCLLFYGLLASLLLAGCAPVEGVVKQRFFWPLPVDGVEPKIEYLGFYQSDKDLEVHGPGWVESAVLGEYPPFELFQSPYYIATLTGGRLAVSDTVARKVKILDLKKGVVRELMGNEGSPFAFSLPMGVVGDESGAVLVVDSLRGEIFKFGADEKYVETFGGKSILGHPLGISLDERGKRFCVTDVVEHNIAFFDLWGNLLYKIGERGAGPGQFNFPTDVSFDEAGNVFVLDALNYRVQVLDDALQFKREFGELGTAAGSFRLPKGLAVSPHGQVYITDGLAHKVVVFDHQGAFLLSLGDKTYSRQSGEITPGGFFAPRGVAVDAAGEVLVVDGINRMVQRFQYLTEDYLQGHPVRDEEIYLPPALRQQPRTPFAPVSSPSEKSND encoded by the coding sequence ATGAGTGTCGAAAAAAACTTTAAATGTCTCAGCTGTTTGCTCTTTTACGGCTTACTTGCGAGTCTCTTGCTCGCGGGTTGTGCTCCTGTAGAAGGGGTAGTAAAGCAAAGGTTCTTTTGGCCTCTTCCTGTGGATGGGGTTGAGCCAAAAATCGAGTACCTCGGTTTTTATCAGTCGGATAAAGATCTGGAAGTTCATGGGCCAGGATGGGTCGAGTCTGCGGTTCTGGGTGAATATCCCCCGTTTGAACTGTTTCAGTCACCTTATTATATTGCTACCCTCACAGGGGGGCGACTTGCGGTTTCAGACACGGTTGCGCGTAAGGTGAAAATTCTTGATCTGAAAAAAGGGGTCGTTCGTGAGCTCATGGGCAACGAAGGTTCGCCCTTTGCTTTTTCCCTGCCTATGGGTGTCGTTGGTGATGAGTCGGGGGCTGTTCTCGTGGTTGACTCACTGAGGGGGGAAATTTTCAAGTTTGGTGCTGACGAAAAGTATGTCGAGACTTTTGGCGGCAAATCAATTCTTGGACATCCGCTCGGCATCTCATTGGATGAACGAGGCAAGCGGTTCTGTGTGACTGATGTCGTGGAGCATAACATCGCTTTTTTTGATCTATGGGGAAATCTGCTTTACAAGATTGGCGAGCGGGGAGCAGGCCCTGGCCAGTTTAACTTCCCAACGGATGTTAGCTTTGACGAAGCAGGCAATGTCTTTGTGCTTGATGCCCTGAATTACAGGGTGCAGGTGCTTGATGACGCCTTGCAGTTTAAGCGTGAATTCGGGGAGCTGGGTACCGCCGCGGGTTCGTTCCGTTTGCCAAAAGGGTTGGCCGTGAGTCCTCACGGTCAGGTATACATCACAGATGGCCTTGCTCATAAGGTTGTAGTGTTTGACCACCAGGGCGCTTTTTTGCTCAGCCTTGGGGATAAAACATACTCACGGCAAAGTGGTGAGATAACTCCGGGTGGTTTTTTTGCACCGCGTGGTGTTGCCGTCGATGCAGCAGGCGAGGTTCTGGTCGTTGACGGGATCAACAGAATGGTGCAGCGCTTTCAATATTTGACAGAAGACTATCTCCAGGGGCATCCGGTTCGTGATGAGGAGATTTATTTGCCTCCGGCCTTAAGGCAGCAACCGCGTACCCCCTTTGCCCCGGTGTCAAGTCCATCGGAGAAAAGTAATGACTAA